One genomic segment of Mycolicibacterium chubuense NBB4 includes these proteins:
- a CDS encoding DUF732 domain-containing protein, giving the protein MAGITVVLASSAAWLTGCAFSDDMMASMGSQMETTPAHGQSEAHQPGPPHAGPQSNALVVTPRQRSYLDALRAAGLHPSSDLNALSIGSYVCQARAAKQPDQAVWDFVAPLVRNDLHDPDAHLATADYIRIATDRLC; this is encoded by the coding sequence ATGGCGGGGATTACGGTGGTCCTGGCGTCGTCGGCGGCGTGGCTGACCGGGTGCGCGTTCAGCGACGACATGATGGCGAGCATGGGCTCTCAGATGGAGACCACGCCCGCGCACGGGCAGTCCGAGGCGCACCAGCCCGGGCCGCCGCATGCGGGTCCGCAGTCCAACGCGCTGGTCGTCACCCCGCGTCAGCGGTCCTACCTCGACGCGCTGCGCGCCGCAGGTCTGCACCCGTCGAGCGATCTGAACGCTCTGAGCATCGGCTCCTACGTCTGTCAGGCCCGCGCCGCCAAGCAGCCCGACCAGGCGGTGTGGGACTTCGTCGCGCCGCTGGTCCGCAACGACCTCCACGACCCCGACGCTCACCTCGCGACGGCCGACTACATTCGCATCGCGACTGACCGACTCTGCTAG